One genomic segment of Eikenella corrodens includes these proteins:
- the hfq gene encoding RNA chaperone Hfq — translation MATKGQMLQDPFLNALRKEHVPVSIYLVNGIKLQGQVESFDQYVVLLRNTSVTQMVYKHAISTIVPARAVSLQPPAEQKPAADAEQ, via the coding sequence ATGGCAACTAAAGGACAAATGTTACAAGATCCTTTTTTAAACGCACTGCGCAAAGAACATGTGCCGGTATCCATTTATTTGGTGAACGGTATCAAACTACAAGGACAGGTAGAGTCGTTTGACCAATATGTGGTGTTGCTGCGCAACACCTCGGTAACACAAATGGTGTACAAACACGCGATTTCCACCATTGTTCCGGCACGCGCCGTGAGCCTGCAGCCGCCCGCCGAGCAGAAACCTGCCGCCGACGCCGAGCAATAA
- a CDS encoding 5'-methylthioadenosine/adenosylhomocysteine nucleosidase, with product MMSQTIALIGAMPPEIELLKENLQNLRNEHVADFEIYRGEYAGKNVVLALSGIGKVNAALSTALVLQRHQPDFVINTGSAGGLGGELKVGDVVIGTQTAHHDVDVTAFGYAIGHVPRMPARFESDSALCAAAEKAAAVFEHAAVHRGLIVSGDQFVHSNESVAEVRRHFIDVQAVEMEAAAIAQSCHRFGVPFVVIRAISDLADEEADTSFETFLKTASVHSAQMVLQLIEAL from the coding sequence ATCATGTCCCAAACCATTGCACTCATCGGCGCCATGCCGCCTGAAATCGAGCTGCTCAAAGAAAATCTACAAAATCTGCGCAATGAGCATGTGGCCGATTTCGAAATTTATCGCGGTGAATACGCCGGTAAAAACGTCGTATTGGCCTTAAGCGGCATCGGCAAAGTGAATGCCGCGCTCAGCACCGCCCTGGTGTTACAACGCCACCAACCCGATTTCGTCATCAACACCGGCAGCGCCGGCGGCTTGGGTGGCGAACTAAAAGTGGGCGATGTAGTAATCGGCACGCAAACCGCGCATCACGATGTGGACGTTACCGCCTTCGGCTATGCCATCGGTCATGTACCACGTATGCCTGCACGCTTCGAGTCCGATTCTGCCCTATGCGCCGCTGCCGAAAAAGCTGCCGCCGTATTCGAGCACGCTGCCGTGCACCGTGGTTTAATCGTGAGTGGCGATCAGTTCGTGCACAGCAACGAATCCGTGGCTGAAGTGCGCCGTCATTTTATCGATGTGCAGGCAGTGGAAATGGAAGCTGCCGCCATCGCCCAAAGCTGCCACCGCTTCGGCGTGCCGTTTGTGGTGATCCGCGCCATTTCCGACCTCGCCGACGAAGAAGCCGATACCAGCTTTGAAACCTTTTTGAAAACCGCTTCCGTGCATTCAGCCCAAATGGTGCTGCAGCTGATTGAAGCGCTTTGA
- a CDS encoding fluoride efflux transporter FluC, whose protein sequence is MNPSLYSPPALIAIGAALGALLRWQLGLRFNPLFAQFAFGTWLANLLGCLLAGIILGLLLVGKPLTQPLQNALTVGFLGSLTTFSALSSEVSDRLLHKDWLHAGLILSLHTICGITATLLAAAAVQRLIRS, encoded by the coding sequence ATGAACCCGTCGCTTTACAGCCCGCCAGCCCTGATTGCTATCGGCGCCGCTCTCGGCGCCTTATTGCGCTGGCAGCTGGGTTTACGTTTCAACCCTCTATTTGCCCAATTTGCTTTCGGCACTTGGCTGGCCAACCTGCTCGGCTGCCTGCTGGCCGGCATAATATTGGGCTTGCTGTTAGTCGGCAAGCCGCTTACCCAGCCGCTGCAAAATGCACTAACTGTGGGTTTTCTCGGCAGTCTCACCACCTTTTCCGCGCTTTCCAGCGAGGTGTCCGACCGCCTGCTGCACAAAGACTGGCTGCATGCCGGCCTGATTCTGTCGCTACACACCATATGCGGCATCACCGCCACCCTGCTGGCTGCTGCTGCCGTGCAGCGCTTAATCCGAAGCTAA
- the argS gene encoding arginine--tRNA ligase gives MNLSHLLNREAEQAFATASIEGAPVVLQPAKNPEFGDFQINGVMGAAKQRKQNPRELAQKVADALANSELIASAEVAGPGFINLRLNPQFLAKQVHAALQSSRLGVAQAAAPQTIIIDYSSPNLAKEMHVGHLRSSIIGDSLNRVHSFLGHRVIAQNHVGDWGTQFGMLVAYLVEQQAQNEHFELADLEQFYRNAKVRFDEDPAFADTAREYVVKLQSGDEAVLALWRQFVEISLQHAEKVYAKLGLLLTREDVAGESKYNDDLQPVVNDLIAKGLAVEDDGAKVVFLDEFKNKEGEPAAYIVQKKGGGFLYSTTDLACIRDYVGRLKGNRLLYVVDHRQGLHFGQLFATSRLAGYLPENVKAEFIGFGTMMGKDGKPFKTRSGDTVKLVELLDEAVERATALVKEKNPELDDATAAQIGRSVGIGAVKYADLSKNRTSDYIFDWDNMLSFEGNTAPYLQYAYTRVQSVLKKAGEWSRTEQPVFTEPLECQLAAELLKFEDVLQTVADSSYPHYLAAYLYQVASLFSRFYEACPILKAEGSVRNTRLQLAALTGQTLQTGLSLLGIDTLEVM, from the coding sequence ATGAACTTATCTCATCTCCTCAACCGCGAAGCCGAACAAGCCTTTGCCACTGCCAGTATCGAAGGCGCGCCGGTAGTGTTGCAGCCGGCTAAAAATCCCGAATTCGGCGATTTCCAAATTAACGGCGTGATGGGTGCTGCCAAACAGCGCAAACAAAACCCGCGCGAGCTGGCGCAGAAAGTGGCCGACGCGCTGGCCAACAGCGAGCTGATTGCCTCCGCCGAAGTGGCCGGCCCCGGCTTCATCAATCTGCGCCTGAACCCGCAGTTTTTGGCCAAGCAAGTGCACGCCGCCCTGCAAAGCAGCCGCCTCGGCGTGGCACAGGCCGCCGCACCGCAAACCATCATCATCGACTACTCCTCGCCCAATCTGGCTAAAGAAATGCACGTCGGCCACCTGCGCTCCAGTATCATCGGCGACAGCTTAAACCGCGTCCATTCCTTCCTCGGGCACCGTGTCATCGCGCAAAACCATGTGGGCGACTGGGGTACCCAATTCGGCATGTTAGTGGCCTATTTGGTGGAGCAGCAGGCGCAAAACGAACATTTTGAACTGGCAGACTTAGAGCAGTTCTACCGCAACGCCAAAGTGCGTTTCGACGAAGACCCGGCCTTTGCCGACACCGCGCGCGAATACGTGGTGAAACTGCAAAGTGGCGACGAAGCCGTGCTCGCCCTGTGGCGGCAGTTTGTGGAAATATCGCTGCAACATGCCGAAAAAGTGTATGCCAAACTCGGCTTGCTGCTCACCCGCGAAGACGTGGCCGGCGAATCCAAATACAACGACGACCTGCAACCCGTGGTGAACGACTTAATCGCCAAAGGCCTAGCCGTGGAAGACGACGGCGCGAAAGTGGTTTTCCTTGACGAATTCAAAAACAAAGAAGGCGAACCTGCCGCCTACATTGTGCAGAAAAAAGGCGGTGGCTTCCTCTATTCCACCACCGATTTGGCCTGCATCCGCGATTACGTTGGCCGGCTCAAAGGCAACCGCCTGCTTTATGTGGTCGACCACCGCCAAGGCCTGCATTTCGGCCAACTCTTTGCCACTTCCCGCCTGGCAGGCTACCTGCCGGAAAACGTGAAAGCCGAATTCATCGGCTTCGGCACTATGATGGGCAAAGACGGCAAGCCCTTCAAAACCCGCAGCGGCGACACCGTGAAGCTGGTTGAACTGCTCGATGAAGCCGTAGAGCGCGCCACCGCCCTGGTGAAAGAGAAAAACCCTGAGCTGGACGATGCCACCGCCGCCCAAATCGGCCGCAGCGTGGGCATCGGCGCCGTCAAATACGCCGATTTGAGCAAAAACCGCACCAGCGACTACATCTTCGATTGGGACAACATGCTCTCCTTCGAAGGCAACACCGCCCCCTATTTGCAATACGCCTACACCCGCGTGCAAAGCGTGTTGAAAAAAGCCGGCGAATGGAGCCGAACCGAACAACCTGTATTCACCGAACCCCTGGAATGCCAGCTTGCCGCCGAGCTTTTGAAGTTTGAAGACGTGCTGCAAACCGTGGCCGATAGTTCCTACCCGCACTATCTCGCCGCCTACCTCTACCAAGTGGCCAGCCTGTTCTCCCGCTTCTACGAAGCCTGCCCCATCCTCAAAGCCGAAGGCAGCGTCCGCAACACCCGCCTGCAGCTGGCGGCCCTCACCGGCCAAACCCTGCAAACCGGCCTCAGCCTCTTGGGCATCGACACGCTAGAAGTGATGTAA
- a CDS encoding leucyl aminopeptidase, with translation MQFHLHSAALPVGQAARLFLCTAAPADETAALLYGTLTESEPFAVARTPANGSLADTAVLKLDNTGRDTLAKAFRHAAGWAQKQPVLAIDLSAFSAAELANALNVLTIALGEAVYRFDRFKKTAKPAALQQADFYAPAADQSAQDALSRAQALLHGINLCKDLGNTAGNICTPTYLANTAHAEAQAAGASAKILGANYIREYMGSFWSVAKGSAQEPRLIELSYFGAPDKNAAPVVLVGKGVTFDSGGISLKPGAEMDEMKFDMCGAASVIGTFIAAARAKLPINLIAVAPACENMPDAAANKPGDIVTAMDGTTIEILNTDAEGRLILCDALTYAAQFKPAALIDVATLTGACVIALGSAASGLVANNQELADSLLAAARQSGDKAWQLPLFEEYSEQLKSNFADLQNIGGRPAGTLTAAAFLAHFTQEQTWAHLDIAGTAWKSGKEKGATGRPVPLLWQYLCNLAGV, from the coding sequence ATGCAATTCCATCTCCACTCCGCCGCCCTGCCCGTCGGCCAAGCTGCCCGCCTGTTTTTGTGCACCGCCGCCCCGGCCGATGAAACCGCCGCCCTGCTCTACGGCACGCTCACCGAAAGCGAACCCTTCGCCGTCGCCCGCACGCCCGCCAACGGCAGCTTGGCCGACACCGCCGTACTCAAACTCGACAACACGGGGCGCGATACGCTGGCCAAAGCCTTCCGCCATGCCGCCGGTTGGGCACAGAAACAGCCCGTGCTTGCCATCGACTTAAGCGCCTTCTCCGCCGCCGAATTGGCCAACGCTCTCAATGTACTCACTATCGCGCTGGGCGAAGCCGTATACCGTTTCGACCGCTTCAAAAAAACTGCCAAACCCGCCGCCCTGCAACAGGCTGATTTCTATGCTCCCGCAGCCGACCAATCCGCCCAAGATGCACTCAGCCGCGCCCAAGCCCTGCTGCACGGCATCAATCTGTGCAAAGACCTCGGCAACACCGCCGGCAACATCTGTACGCCCACCTATTTGGCCAATACCGCCCACGCCGAAGCCCAAGCCGCCGGTGCGTCTGCCAAAATCCTCGGTGCCAACTACATCCGCGAATACATGGGATCATTCTGGTCGGTAGCCAAAGGCAGCGCCCAAGAGCCGCGCCTCATCGAGCTTTCTTATTTCGGTGCGCCCGATAAGAACGCTGCGCCCGTCGTACTCGTGGGCAAAGGCGTAACCTTCGACAGCGGCGGCATTTCCCTCAAGCCCGGTGCCGAAATGGACGAAATGAAATTCGATATGTGCGGCGCCGCCAGCGTAATCGGCACCTTCATTGCCGCCGCCCGCGCCAAACTGCCCATCAACCTCATCGCCGTCGCCCCCGCCTGCGAAAACATGCCCGATGCCGCCGCCAACAAACCCGGCGACATCGTAACCGCCATGGACGGCACCACCATCGAAATCCTCAACACCGATGCCGAAGGCCGCCTGATCCTGTGCGACGCCCTCACCTATGCCGCCCAATTCAAGCCCGCCGCCCTCATCGACGTGGCCACCCTCACCGGCGCCTGCGTCATCGCGCTGGGCAGCGCCGCCAGCGGCCTGGTGGCCAACAATCAGGAACTGGCCGACAGCCTGCTCGCAGCAGCCCGCCAAAGCGGTGACAAAGCCTGGCAGCTACCCTTGTTTGAAGAATACAGTGAGCAGCTCAAATCCAACTTTGCCGACCTGCAAAATATCGGCGGCCGCCCCGCCGGCACCCTCACCGCCGCCGCCTTCCTCGCCCACTTCACCCAAGAGCAAACCTGGGCGCACCTCGACATCGCCGGCACTGCCTGGAAATCCGGCAAAGAAAAAGGTGCCACCGGCCGCCCCGTGCCGCTCTTATGGCAATACCTCTGCAACCTAGCAGGCGTATAA
- a CDS encoding SEL1-like repeat protein — MLPNHLKLTAILLALSAALAVAPASAKPNILPNQTTQNTGQRSRPSAEELLKEYGAENNPAFQNLLGNIYASDQAGPPDYAQAKAMFERSANAGDAEGQASLGVMYYQGLGVPQDYQQAKFWLEKAAAQDQADAQTLLGSLYDNGWGVKQDFVQARAWYEKAAAQNEPAAQNNLGLMYYEGRGVPQDYARAKTWLEKAANQGLPQAQFALGDLYESGQGVPQSYRQAHLWYGKAAAQGNSDGQNMLGLLYMQGYGVKQDYAQARTWFEKAAAQGNADAQINLGMLYYNGRGVNQNYTQAKIWIEKAAAQNNVDGQYSLGVLYNNGEGVEQDYAQAHYWYEKAAAQNHPEAQNSLGIMYYAGHGVPQDYAQARMWFEKAAAQNHADGQYYLGLLYDNGHGVPQDYTQARMWFEKAAAQNHPDAQNNLGAMYYEGQGVTQNYTQARIWFEKAAAQNLPEAQTFLGNIYKLGQGVPQNYRQARYWYEKAAFQGFATAQYDLGLLYYEGNGVPKNYTQTRIWLEKAAVQGLPQAQSDLGAIYELGLGVPKNHAQARYWYTKAAIQGDDDAQAALEKLQHTGH, encoded by the coding sequence ATGCTCCCAAATCACTTAAAACTCACTGCCATCCTACTTGCCCTCTCTGCTGCCCTGGCCGTTGCGCCAGCATCAGCCAAACCAAACATACTGCCGAACCAAACTACCCAAAACACCGGCCAACGCAGCCGCCCGAGCGCCGAAGAGCTGCTCAAAGAATACGGTGCAGAAAACAACCCGGCCTTCCAAAACCTGCTCGGCAATATCTACGCTTCTGACCAAGCAGGCCCTCCCGACTACGCCCAGGCCAAAGCTATGTTTGAACGTTCCGCCAATGCAGGTGATGCCGAAGGCCAAGCCTCGCTCGGCGTGATGTATTACCAAGGCCTCGGCGTGCCGCAAGACTACCAGCAAGCCAAATTCTGGCTGGAAAAGGCCGCTGCCCAAGACCAGGCCGATGCCCAAACCCTGCTCGGCAGCCTGTACGACAACGGCTGGGGAGTGAAACAAGATTTTGTCCAAGCCCGCGCCTGGTACGAAAAAGCCGCCGCGCAAAACGAGCCCGCCGCACAAAACAACCTCGGCCTCATGTATTACGAAGGCAGGGGCGTACCGCAAGACTATGCCCGAGCCAAAACGTGGCTGGAAAAAGCCGCCAACCAAGGCCTGCCGCAAGCCCAGTTTGCCCTCGGCGACCTGTACGAATCCGGCCAAGGCGTTCCGCAAAGCTACCGACAGGCACACCTTTGGTACGGCAAGGCCGCCGCGCAAGGCAATTCCGACGGCCAAAACATGCTCGGACTACTTTATATGCAGGGATACGGTGTAAAACAAGATTACGCCCAAGCCCGTACATGGTTTGAAAAAGCTGCCGCACAAGGCAATGCTGATGCACAAATCAACCTTGGTATGCTGTATTACAACGGCAGAGGCGTGAATCAAAACTATACCCAAGCAAAGATCTGGATTGAAAAAGCTGCAGCCCAAAATAATGTCGACGGACAATACAGCCTAGGCGTACTCTACAACAATGGCGAAGGGGTCGAGCAAGATTATGCTCAAGCCCACTATTGGTATGAAAAAGCTGCTGCTCAAAACCACCCCGAAGCACAAAACAGCCTCGGCATAATGTATTACGCAGGCCACGGGGTTCCACAAGACTATGCCCAAGCACGCATGTGGTTTGAAAAAGCCGCTGCCCAAAACCATGCCGATGGACAATACTACCTAGGCTTGCTCTACGACAACGGCCATGGGGTTCCACAAGACTATACCCAAGCACGTATGTGGTTTGAAAAAGCCGCTGCCCAAAACCACCCAGATGCACAAAACAATCTTGGCGCCATGTATTATGAAGGCCAAGGGGTAACGCAAAACTATACTCAGGCACGCATATGGTTTGAAAAAGCCGCTGCTCAAAATCTGCCCGAGGCACAAACCTTCCTAGGCAATATATATAAACTCGGTCAGGGAGTGCCTCAAAACTACCGGCAAGCACGCTACTGGTATGAAAAAGCGGCTTTCCAAGGCTTCGCTACTGCCCAATATGATCTCGGCCTGCTATATTACGAAGGCAACGGTGTGCCTAAAAACTATACCCAAACTAGGATATGGTTGGAAAAAGCTGCTGTCCAAGGACTCCCGCAGGCACAATCCGACCTAGGTGCTATCTACGAACTGGGTCTGGGCGTGCCAAAAAATCATGCCCAAGCCCGATACTGGTATACCAAAGCCGCTATCCAAGGCGATGACGATGCACAAGCCGCCCTAGAGAAGTTGCAGCATACAGGGCATTAA
- a CDS encoding phosphatase PAP2 family protein — protein sequence MEFLHAINQSLFLFINADHDDHPGAIVIALLIAEYLTAITLAAVAVYLVWKHRRRRVVWLNVLCSLLLGMAATYLIRKGWHVPRPFDMQLGTNFLAHSVTSSFPSKHMTSLAAPLMSMCLFAPTRLVGVAGLMVAMSVAWSRVYLGVHWPLDMAGTLLVGLLAALTVKYGLRPLWMRWLDSADGQFAIQDKKAT from the coding sequence ATGGAGTTTTTGCACGCGATCAACCAATCCTTGTTTCTGTTTATTAATGCCGATCATGATGACCATCCCGGCGCCATAGTGATTGCTTTGCTGATAGCGGAGTATTTAACCGCCATCACGCTGGCTGCGGTGGCGGTTTATTTGGTTTGGAAACATCGGCGTCGGCGAGTTGTTTGGCTGAATGTATTGTGCAGCCTGCTGTTAGGCATGGCGGCAACCTATCTGATCCGTAAAGGCTGGCATGTGCCGCGGCCGTTTGATATGCAGTTGGGCACTAATTTTTTGGCGCACAGCGTAACTTCATCTTTCCCCAGCAAACACATGACTTCGCTGGCTGCCCCGTTGATGAGCATGTGCCTGTTTGCCCCAACTCGGCTGGTGGGCGTGGCCGGTTTGATGGTGGCAATGAGCGTGGCGTGGTCGCGGGTGTATCTGGGCGTGCATTGGCCGCTGGATATGGCCGGGACGCTGCTGGTGGGTTTGCTGGCAGCTTTAACCGTAAAGTATGGCTTGCGCCCGTTGTGGATGCGCTGGCTTGATTCGGCGGATGGCCAGTTTGCCATTCAAGATAAAAAGGCTACCTGA
- a CDS encoding NCS2 family permease, translating to MQSFLDRYFKLSENQTTVRTELMAGLTTFLTMCYIVVVNPHTLSQAGMDFGAVFVATCISAAIGCLIMGALANYPIALAPGMGLNAYFTFSVVKGMGVPWQVALAAVFVSGIIFILFSFLRVREMLVNALPMSLKMAIAAGIGLFLALIALKGSGVVVGNEATLVHMGEFRLPVEGQPGVYTPNWPMLLALLGFFIIVVLDYFRVRGAIIIGILGVTLLAVPLGLTRFERVVSAIPSVAPTFMQMDFNHLFSGSLIAVIFVFFLVDLFDSTGTLVGVAHRAGLLENGKLPRLKKALFADSVAIVAGAALGTSSTTPYVESASGVAAGGRTGLTAVTVGVLMLACLWFSPLAEAVPAFATAPALLYIGIHMMRSATEIDWNDMTEAAPAFLTMVFMPFSYSIADGIAMGFISYALVKLCCGRSRDVPPMVWGVAVLWVLKFWFLGA from the coding sequence ATGCAATCCTTTCTAGACCGTTATTTCAAACTTTCCGAAAACCAAACCACCGTCCGCACCGAGCTGATGGCGGGGCTGACCACCTTCCTCACCATGTGCTACATCGTCGTGGTGAATCCGCACACCCTGTCGCAGGCGGGGATGGATTTTGGTGCGGTGTTCGTGGCTACCTGTATTTCCGCCGCCATCGGCTGCCTGATTATGGGCGCGCTGGCCAATTATCCGATTGCGCTGGCGCCCGGCATGGGGCTGAATGCCTATTTCACCTTCAGCGTGGTTAAAGGCATGGGCGTGCCGTGGCAGGTGGCGCTGGCGGCGGTGTTTGTGTCCGGCATCATCTTTATTTTGTTCAGCTTTTTGAGGGTGCGCGAAATGCTGGTGAACGCGCTGCCGATGAGCTTGAAAATGGCGATTGCCGCCGGCATAGGCCTGTTTTTGGCGCTGATTGCACTCAAAGGCTCGGGCGTGGTGGTGGGCAATGAGGCCACGTTGGTGCATATGGGCGAATTCCGCCTGCCGGTGGAAGGGCAGCCGGGCGTGTACACGCCGAACTGGCCGATGCTATTGGCGTTGCTGGGCTTTTTCATCATCGTGGTGCTGGATTATTTCCGCGTGCGCGGCGCCATCATCATCGGCATTTTGGGCGTTACCCTGCTGGCGGTGCCGCTGGGGCTGACCCGCTTCGAGCGCGTGGTATCGGCTATTCCCAGCGTGGCGCCCACCTTTATGCAGATGGATTTCAACCATCTGTTTTCAGGTAGCCTGATTGCGGTGATTTTCGTATTTTTCCTGGTAGATTTGTTTGATAGCACCGGCACGCTGGTGGGCGTGGCGCACCGTGCTGGCCTGTTGGAAAACGGCAAGCTGCCGCGCCTGAAAAAAGCCCTGTTTGCCGATTCCGTGGCCATCGTGGCTGGGGCGGCGCTGGGTACTTCCTCCACCACGCCTTATGTGGAAAGCGCCTCCGGCGTGGCTGCGGGCGGCCGCACCGGGCTTACTGCCGTTACCGTGGGCGTACTGATGCTCGCCTGCCTGTGGTTTTCACCGCTGGCCGAAGCCGTGCCCGCCTTCGCCACCGCGCCCGCGCTGCTGTATATCGGCATCCACATGATGCGTTCGGCCACGGAAATCGACTGGAACGACATGACTGAAGCCGCACCTGCCTTCCTCACCATGGTGTTTATGCCTTTCTCCTATTCGATTGCCGACGGTATCGCCATGGGCTTCATCAGCTATGCCTTGGTGAAACTGTGTTGTGGCCGATCCCGCGATGTACCGCCCATGGTGTGGGGCGTGGCTGTGCTGTGGGTATTGAAATTCTGGTTCTTGGGCGCATAA